The following proteins are co-located in the Pedobacter frigiditerrae genome:
- the tyrS gene encoding tyrosine--tRNA ligase — MKNFVDELRWRGMLHDIMPNTEEKLNEAMCAGYIGFDPTADSLHIGHLTQIMTLIHFQNAGHKPVALVGGATGMVGDPSGKSDERNLQTEEMVAHNLAGMKTQLAKFLKFEDAGNGAIMVNNADWFKNMNFLDFIRDVGKHITVNYMMAKDSVKKRLEGETGMSFTEFSYQLVQGYDFYYLWKHHNCVLQMGGSDQWGNIVTGTELIRRKDQGTAYAITTQLIKKADGTKFGKTESGAVWLNAEKTSPYKYYQFWLNSSDDDVKKWIRIFTLKTQEEIEALEQEHDTAPHLRILQKALAEDITIRTHSKEALETAIKTSEFLFGNGAVEFLQTLNSKSVLEIFEGVPQFTISKAELADGIDVATLLAEKTTVFPSKGEVKKTVQGGGLSVNKVKVPEITSTFGTSDLINNQFIVVQKGKKNYFLLIAE; from the coding sequence ATGAAAAACTTTGTTGATGAATTGCGTTGGAGAGGGATGTTGCATGACATTATGCCAAATACAGAAGAAAAGCTGAATGAGGCAATGTGTGCAGGTTATATTGGTTTTGACCCAACTGCCGATTCATTGCATATTGGTCACCTCACTCAAATCATGACCTTAATCCATTTTCAAAATGCTGGACACAAACCAGTTGCTTTGGTAGGTGGTGCTACAGGTATGGTTGGCGACCCTTCAGGTAAATCTGATGAGAGAAACCTGCAGACTGAAGAAATGGTAGCTCACAACTTAGCAGGAATGAAAACCCAACTTGCAAAGTTTTTGAAGTTTGAAGATGCTGGTAATGGCGCTATTATGGTTAATAATGCTGATTGGTTCAAAAACATGAACTTCTTAGACTTTATACGTGATGTTGGTAAACACATCACGGTAAACTACATGATGGCAAAAGACAGCGTTAAAAAACGTTTGGAAGGTGAAACTGGAATGTCTTTTACAGAATTTAGTTATCAATTGGTACAAGGTTATGATTTTTACTACTTGTGGAAACACCATAACTGTGTGCTGCAAATGGGTGGTTCTGACCAATGGGGTAACATTGTTACTGGAACAGAGTTGATTAGAAGAAAAGACCAAGGCACAGCTTATGCCATTACTACGCAATTGATTAAAAAAGCAGACGGTACTAAATTTGGTAAAACGGAAAGTGGTGCTGTTTGGTTAAACGCAGAAAAAACTTCGCCTTATAAATATTACCAGTTTTGGTTAAACTCTTCTGATGACGATGTGAAAAAATGGATTAGAATTTTCACATTAAAAACACAAGAAGAGATAGAGGCGTTAGAACAAGAGCATGATACTGCTCCACACTTGCGTATTTTACAAAAAGCTTTGGCTGAAGATATTACCATCAGAACTCACTCAAAGGAAGCGTTAGAAACTGCGATAAAAACATCAGAGTTTTTATTTGGAAACGGTGCTGTTGAGTTTTTGCAAACATTAAATTCTAAAAGTGTTTTAGAGATTTTTGAAGGTGTCCCTCAATTCACCATATCAAAAGCTGAATTAGCTGATGGAATTGATGTGGCTACATTGCTAGCAGAAAAAACCACTGTATTTCCATCAAAAGGAGAAGTTAAAAAAACTGTTCAAGGTGGTGGATTGAGCGTGAATAAAGTTAAGGTTCCAGAAATTACATCAACTTTTGGAACAAGTGATTTGATTAACAATCAGTTTATTGTTGTGCAAAAAGGTAAGAAAAACTATTTCTTATTGATAGCGGAATAG
- a CDS encoding histone H1 — protein MKKFEEVKALVAALEADADKFYNKANSAAGTRVRKGMQDLKNLAQAIRLEVQETKNKA, from the coding sequence ATGAAAAAATTCGAAGAAGTTAAAGCACTTGTTGCAGCTTTAGAAGCTGATGCAGACAAATTCTACAACAAAGCTAACAGCGCAGCTGGAACTCGTGTACGTAAAGGTATGCAAGATTTAAAAAACTTAGCTCAAGCAATCCGCTTAGAAGTTCAAGAGACTAAAAACAAAGCTTAA
- the dapA gene encoding 4-hydroxy-tetrahydrodipicolinate synthase — protein MNKFHGTGVALVTPFNTDGSVDYQGLKKLINHLVDGGIDYLVSLGTTGETATLNKDEKKKVWDFTAEINDGRLPLVAGIGGNDTYVIGDAIKTFENNNYSAVLSVSPYYSKPTQEGIYQHYKYLSELSELPIILYNVPGRTGSNMSAETTCRLAHDFKNVIATKEASGSFEQFNQIMRDKPEDFLLISGDDPIALPMISIGAVGVISVVGNALPQQLSDMIRLCLKGDFAKALPAHLSLLEITRLMFAEGNPAGVKAVLKQLNICDDIVRLPLVKASSTLNKSLAEQLESLSALV, from the coding sequence ATGAACAAATTTCACGGAACTGGTGTAGCCTTAGTTACACCTTTTAACACAGACGGATCGGTAGATTATCAGGGATTAAAAAAACTGATCAATCACTTGGTTGATGGAGGTATAGATTACCTTGTATCATTAGGTACAACAGGCGAAACAGCCACATTGAACAAGGACGAGAAGAAGAAGGTGTGGGATTTTACCGCTGAAATTAATGATGGTCGTTTACCTTTAGTAGCAGGTATTGGCGGCAATGATACTTATGTTATTGGCGATGCCATTAAAACATTCGAGAACAACAACTACAGTGCTGTGCTTTCTGTAAGTCCATATTATAGTAAACCTACTCAAGAAGGAATTTACCAGCATTATAAATATTTAAGTGAGTTAAGTGAGTTGCCAATTATCTTGTACAATGTTCCAGGCAGAACAGGAAGTAACATGAGTGCAGAAACAACTTGTCGCTTAGCTCACGATTTTAAGAATGTAATTGCAACAAAAGAAGCTTCAGGCAGTTTTGAGCAGTTCAATCAAATCATGAGGGATAAACCAGAAGATTTTCTACTAATCTCTGGAGATGACCCTATTGCTTTGCCGATGATTTCAATTGGTGCTGTTGGTGTAATTTCTGTTGTTGGAAATGCATTGCCTCAGCAATTATCTGATATGATTAGGTTATGCTTAAAAGGCGATTTTGCAAAAGCCCTACCTGCTCATTTAAGCTTATTGGAGATAACAAGGCTGATGTTTGCAGAAGGAAATCCTGCAGGCGTTAAAGCAGTTTTAAAGCAATTAAACATTTGCGATGATATAGTTAGGTTACCGTTGGTAAAGGCTTCTTCGACATTGAATAAAAGCCTTGCTGAGCAATTAGAAAGTTTATCAGCTTTAGTTTAA
- the ligA gene encoding NAD-dependent DNA ligase LigA: MSIFAVKEQMDALVAELNQHTYNYYVLAMPTIADYEFDKKLEELSKLEKEHPELADPNSPTQKVGGDITKNFITVKHKWPMLSLGNTYNEQDLRDFDERVRKAIGDDFEYVCELKFDGLSISLTYENGVLVRAVTRGDGTQGDDVTNNIKTIHTIPHRSKGNEIPDIFEIRGEVFMHRAAFEKLNKEREELGEVAYANPRNFAAGTVKMQDSKEVSKRPLDCFLYALNSEKQLFKTHWESLQTVKNWGFHVSEHSKLVNNIDAVLEFISQWENQRFKLSYDIDGIVIKVNSYAQQQELGFTAKSPRWAISYKYKAAEVQTVLEKVTYQVGRTGAVTPVANLKPVLLAGTTVKRATLHNADEIIRLDLHENDTVFVEKGGEIIPKIIKVNLDLRRPGSLPVVYTTHCPECGTKLIRKEGEVAFYCPNDEGCPPQIVGKIQHFIGRKAMNIDGLGDETIEAFYQRGLVSHISDLYTLKEKADELKTIERFGEKSIENMLKGIEDSKQMPFEKLLFGLGIRYVGETVAKKLARGLKNIDNLAKASIEDLIAVDEIGGRIAESIQDYFSKPEHLQQIVLLKAAGLQFEVVENEVLLQSDKLIGKTFVISGVFEKHSREELKAIIEENGGKILSGISAKLDYLVAGDNMGPSKLEKATKLNIPLISEEQLIEMIES, from the coding sequence ATGTCTATTTTTGCGGTAAAAGAACAAATGGATGCCTTGGTTGCAGAGTTAAACCAGCATACTTACAATTATTATGTTTTGGCAATGCCTACCATTGCCGATTATGAGTTTGACAAAAAACTAGAAGAGCTTTCGAAATTAGAAAAAGAGCATCCAGAATTAGCCGACCCAAACTCTCCTACCCAAAAAGTTGGTGGCGATATCACTAAAAATTTCATCACGGTAAAACACAAATGGCCAATGTTATCATTGGGCAATACTTATAACGAACAAGATTTAAGAGATTTTGATGAACGTGTTAGAAAAGCCATTGGAGATGATTTTGAATATGTGTGTGAGTTAAAATTTGATGGCTTATCAATAAGTTTAACTTACGAAAATGGAGTTTTAGTTAGGGCTGTAACTCGTGGAGATGGCACACAAGGTGATGATGTAACCAATAATATTAAAACTATCCATACCATTCCTCATCGTTCAAAAGGAAATGAAATTCCTGATATTTTTGAAATTAGAGGCGAGGTATTTATGCATCGTGCTGCTTTTGAAAAACTGAATAAGGAAAGAGAAGAATTAGGTGAAGTTGCTTATGCAAACCCAAGAAATTTTGCTGCAGGAACAGTAAAGATGCAAGACTCCAAGGAAGTAAGCAAACGCCCGTTAGATTGTTTTCTATACGCTTTAAATAGTGAGAAACAATTATTTAAAACACATTGGGAAAGTTTACAAACCGTAAAAAACTGGGGCTTTCACGTTTCTGAACATAGCAAATTAGTAAACAATATTGATGCTGTTTTAGAATTTATCTCTCAATGGGAAAACCAACGATTTAAATTGAGTTATGATATTGATGGCATTGTAATTAAAGTTAATAGTTATGCGCAACAACAGGAGTTAGGCTTTACTGCAAAATCTCCCCGTTGGGCAATTTCTTATAAATATAAAGCTGCCGAAGTTCAAACTGTTTTAGAAAAAGTAACTTATCAAGTTGGAAGAACTGGGGCTGTTACGCCTGTTGCCAATCTGAAACCAGTTTTATTGGCCGGAACAACGGTAAAACGTGCTACTTTGCACAATGCAGATGAGATTATACGTTTAGACTTACACGAAAACGATACTGTTTTTGTTGAAAAAGGTGGAGAGATTATTCCTAAAATCATTAAGGTTAACTTAGATTTAAGGAGGCCAGGTTCATTACCAGTTGTTTATACTACTCATTGCCCTGAATGCGGAACCAAACTGATTAGAAAAGAAGGTGAAGTAGCTTTTTATTGCCCGAATGATGAAGGTTGCCCGCCTCAAATAGTGGGAAAAATTCAACATTTCATTGGTCGCAAAGCGATGAATATAGACGGTTTGGGAGATGAAACAATTGAGGCTTTTTACCAAAGAGGATTAGTTTCACATATCAGTGATTTATATACTTTAAAGGAAAAAGCTGATGAGCTAAAAACGATAGAACGTTTTGGCGAGAAATCGATAGAGAATATGCTAAAAGGTATTGAAGACTCTAAACAAATGCCTTTTGAAAAACTACTGTTCGGATTAGGAATTAGATATGTGGGCGAAACTGTGGCTAAGAAACTGGCAAGAGGCTTAAAAAACATAGATAACTTAGCAAAAGCGTCTATTGAAGATTTAATAGCAGTTGATGAAATTGGTGGAAGAATAGCTGAAAGCATTCAAGATTATTTCAGCAAACCAGAACATTTACAACAAATAGTGCTTTTAAAAGCTGCTGGATTACAATTTGAGGTAGTAGAAAATGAAGTATTATTGCAAAGCGATAAACTTATTGGAAAAACATTCGTAATTTCGGGAGTTTTCGAAAAGCATAGTAGAGAAGAACTTAAGGCGATAATTGAAGAAAACGGTGGGAAGATTTTAAGCGGAATTTCTGCTAAACTCGATTATTTAGTAGCTGGAGATAATATGGGACCATCCAAATTAGAAAAAGCAACAAAGCTAAACATCCCGTTAATAAGTGAAGAACAGCTTATTGAAATGATTGAATCATAG
- a CDS encoding acyl transferase: MYFCPVHLTPEQIFSIDTETTFNEVALTVFEHQAKNCQVYHDYISHLKVNPSSIKNYKEIPFLPISFFKSHQVLSTNQEPQIVFSSSGTTGQITSKHLVSDVSIYEQSFNKAFEQFYGNPKDICTLALLPSYLEREGSSLIYMVDDLLKQSLHPKSGYFLDDLTKLFNTLTDLKKANQKTILIGVTYALLDFVEQFQIDFPALIVMETGGMKGKRKEMVREELHGILTSGFGVKHIHSEYGMTELLSQGYSYGEGIFNCPPWMKILLRDTSDPLSLLQNRQSGGINVIDLANINSCSFIATQDLGKIYADGSFEVLGRFDNADIRGCNLLVQ, translated from the coding sequence TTGTACTTTTGTCCAGTGCATTTAACTCCTGAACAAATTTTTTCTATCGATACTGAAACAACTTTTAATGAAGTTGCTTTAACTGTTTTTGAGCATCAAGCTAAAAATTGTCAGGTTTATCATGATTATATTTCCCATTTGAAGGTTAATCCTTCATCAATAAAAAACTACAAGGAAATCCCTTTTTTACCGATTAGCTTTTTTAAAAGTCACCAAGTTTTAAGTACGAACCAAGAACCTCAAATTGTTTTCAGCAGCTCTGGTACAACGGGTCAAATAACTAGTAAACATTTAGTTAGTGATGTAAGTATTTACGAACAAAGTTTCAATAAGGCCTTCGAGCAATTTTACGGCAATCCCAAGGATATTTGCACCTTAGCATTGCTTCCATCCTATTTAGAACGAGAAGGTTCTTCTTTAATTTACATGGTTGATGATTTACTGAAACAAAGCCTACATCCAAAAAGTGGATATTTTCTTGATGATTTAACGAAGCTCTTCAACACCCTAACAGATTTAAAAAAAGCTAATCAAAAAACCATTCTAATAGGCGTTACTTATGCTTTATTAGATTTTGTAGAACAGTTTCAAATTGATTTTCCAGCGTTAATTGTAATGGAAACAGGCGGAATGAAAGGCAAAAGAAAAGAAATGGTACGGGAAGAATTACATGGTATTTTAACTTCAGGTTTTGGTGTAAAACATATTCACAGCGAATACGGGATGACCGAATTACTTTCTCAAGGTTATTCTTATGGAGAAGGTATTTTCAATTGCCCACCTTGGATGAAAATCTTGTTAAGAGACACCTCAGACCCATTAAGTTTATTACAAAACAGGCAAAGCGGAGGAATTAATGTAATTGATTTGGCTAACATCAACTCTTGCTCTTTTATCGCTACCCAAGACTTAGGAAAAATTTATGCAGACGGCAGCTTTGAAGTACTGGGCAGGTTTGACAATGCTGATATCAGAGGATGTAATTTGTTGGTGCAATAA
- a CDS encoding penicillin acylase family protein: MNRVKALICIIIPILLAYALNTKFGDLPPILKFLNPFTGFWQNAESDMVNTSKKMKLKGAHDKIDILFDDKMIPHVFAQNDHDVYYAQGYVTAMHRLWQMDFQTRFAAGRISEVVGKKAIEVDRYQRRMGMVYGAENSLKGMMEDPKAKEMILAYTEGINAYIHSLSRANLPVEYKLLDFKPEDWTPIKCALLLKQMSAVLAMGSDEFYMTNILKKFGPEITKDLFPDYPFKESPIIPVGTKWDFTPLPIPPTPVGYTEMMTGDIKTKQKIEGIGSNNWAVSGAKTKSGYPILANDPHLDLTLPSIWYQIQLNAPGLNTYGVSLPGAPGVIIGFNKDIAWGVTNVAADVLDFYQIKFKDNSHKSYWYNNSWKNTVQRLETIKIKGSPDEIDTVYYTHQGPVVYFQKPNYGKANNIPMGNALRWIAHDKSNELLTFYLLNRGKNYADYRKALTYYTAPAQNFIFASAENDIAITPNGKFPLKWKEQGKFILDGSDPANDWQGWIPANQNPTVKNPPRNFVSSANQSSTDPTYPYYINWEFAPYERGQRINDRLTVMKDATADSMRVLQSDSYSITAQDLLPHILPLIDASKLNATQKEALNITTKWNKFFESKEVAPSIFDLWTKRLSFDIWDDEFTISDIPMRYPSRDRTIELIRNDPSSKWFDNIKTSKNEMLADLVNESFKFACDSLERKYGSIGKNWYWGKVKGTNVPHLAKIPGFGSKKLLIGGAKSTVNAISETNGPSWRMVVELGKNVKGHGVYPGGQSGNPGSPYYDNMVDTWAQGKLYDLFFMQSPDDSAGKIISRYKISKK; encoded by the coding sequence ATGAATAGAGTAAAAGCCCTCATCTGCATCATTATACCTATTTTATTGGCCTATGCATTAAACACTAAATTTGGTGATTTACCACCCATTTTAAAATTCCTAAATCCATTTACAGGTTTTTGGCAGAATGCCGAGAGTGATATGGTAAACACAAGCAAAAAAATGAAGCTAAAAGGAGCTCATGACAAAATAGATATCCTTTTTGATGACAAAATGATACCTCACGTTTTTGCCCAAAACGACCATGATGTTTATTATGCCCAAGGTTATGTTACTGCAATGCATCGCCTATGGCAAATGGATTTTCAAACTAGATTTGCCGCTGGAAGAATTTCTGAAGTTGTTGGAAAAAAAGCCATAGAAGTTGATCGCTACCAACGCAGAATGGGAATGGTTTATGGTGCCGAAAATTCGTTAAAAGGAATGATGGAAGATCCAAAAGCTAAGGAAATGATTTTGGCTTATACGGAAGGAATAAATGCTTACATCCATTCTTTATCAAGGGCAAATTTACCAGTAGAATATAAGTTGTTGGATTTTAAACCAGAAGATTGGACACCCATTAAATGTGCTTTACTACTTAAACAAATGTCAGCCGTTTTGGCAATGGGTTCTGATGAATTCTACATGACCAACATCCTTAAAAAATTTGGTCCCGAAATCACTAAAGATCTTTTCCCAGATTATCCTTTCAAAGAAAGTCCAATTATACCAGTAGGTACAAAATGGGATTTTACACCTCTACCAATTCCGCCAACTCCTGTAGGTTATACAGAAATGATGACTGGTGATATTAAAACAAAACAGAAAATAGAAGGAATTGGAAGTAATAACTGGGCGGTTTCAGGAGCAAAAACTAAATCTGGTTATCCAATTTTAGCAAACGATCCGCATTTAGATTTAACATTACCTTCAATTTGGTATCAGATTCAATTAAACGCACCAGGCTTAAATACTTATGGTGTTTCCCTTCCTGGTGCTCCTGGTGTTATTATCGGCTTTAATAAAGACATTGCTTGGGGCGTAACTAACGTGGCGGCTGATGTACTTGATTTTTATCAAATTAAATTCAAAGACAATTCGCATAAAAGTTATTGGTACAACAACAGCTGGAAAAATACCGTTCAACGTTTAGAAACCATAAAAATTAAAGGTAGCCCTGATGAAATTGATACTGTTTATTATACACATCAAGGACCAGTTGTTTATTTTCAGAAACCTAATTATGGTAAGGCAAATAATATTCCCATGGGAAATGCTTTAAGATGGATTGCTCATGATAAATCTAATGAATTACTGACTTTCTATTTGCTTAACAGAGGAAAAAATTATGCTGATTATAGAAAAGCTTTAACCTATTATACTGCTCCTGCCCAGAATTTTATATTTGCCAGTGCAGAGAATGATATCGCCATTACACCCAACGGTAAATTCCCTTTAAAATGGAAAGAACAAGGTAAATTCATTTTAGATGGCTCAGACCCAGCTAACGATTGGCAGGGTTGGATTCCTGCAAACCAAAATCCGACGGTTAAAAACCCGCCTAGAAACTTTGTGAGCTCGGCAAATCAATCATCAACCGATCCAACATATCCTTATTACATCAATTGGGAATTTGCTCCTTACGAGCGTGGTCAACGAATTAATGACAGGTTAACGGTTATGAAAGACGCTACAGCAGATAGCATGAGGGTTTTGCAAAGTGATTCTTACAGTATTACCGCACAAGATTTATTACCTCATATCTTGCCACTTATAGATGCAAGCAAACTAAATGCCACGCAAAAAGAGGCATTAAATATCACCACAAAGTGGAATAAATTTTTCGAATCAAAAGAAGTCGCTCCGAGTATCTTCGATTTATGGACTAAAAGGTTAAGCTTCGATATTTGGGATGATGAATTTACCATTTCAGACATCCCGATGCGTTATCCTTCTAGGGATAGAACAATTGAATTAATTAGAAATGACCCTAGCTCAAAGTGGTTCGATAACATTAAAACATCTAAAAATGAAATGCTAGCCGACTTGGTAAACGAATCATTTAAATTTGCTTGCGATAGTTTAGAACGAAAATATGGTTCTATTGGTAAAAATTGGTATTGGGGAAAAGTTAAAGGCACAAACGTTCCACACTTAGCTAAAATACCTGGCTTCGGTTCCAAAAAACTATTAATTGGTGGAGCCAAAAGCACAGTTAATGCCATAAGCGAAACTAATGGTCCATCATGGAGGATGGTAGTTGAGCTTGGGAAAAACGTAAAAGGTCATGGCGTTTATCCTGGCGGTCAATCTGGTAATCCAGGTAGTCCATATTACGATAACATGGTTGATACTTGGGCACAAGGAAAGCTATACGATTTGTTCTTCATGCAATCTCCAGATGATAGTGCTGGCAAAATAATTTCTCGTTATAAAATCTCAAAAAAATAA
- a CDS encoding aminotransferase class I/II-fold pyridoxal phosphate-dependent enzyme, which translates to MDIFEKLTKRMGPIGEHFEWSHGYFSFPKLEGEIAPHMNFRGKEHLVWSLNNYLGLANHPEVRKADAQGAEDFGMAYPMGARMMSGNSKYHEQLEQELADFVGKEDAFVLNYGYQGMVSIIDALVDRKDVVVYDGESHACIIDGLRLHMGKRFVYKHNDIDDCRKQLERATKLAAANGGGILVITEGVFGMSGAQGKLKEIIDLKKDFNFRLLIDDAHGFGTMGPTGAGTHEAQNCIEGIDVYFGTFAKSMAGIGGFVASTKDLTNYFRYNLRSQTYAKALPMPMVIGLLKRLELLKNNPELREKLWKVATTLQNGLKERGFDIGVTDTVVTPVFLKGELLEATALTMDLRENYGIFCSIVVYPVIPKGMIELRLIPTAVHTMEDVQRTLDAFSEVSEKLKNGVYASAKVPVT; encoded by the coding sequence TTGGATATTTTCGAAAAACTAACGAAGCGCATGGGCCCAATTGGGGAACATTTTGAATGGTCTCATGGATATTTTTCTTTTCCGAAATTAGAGGGAGAGATTGCACCACACATGAACTTTAGAGGTAAGGAGCATTTGGTTTGGAGTTTAAATAACTACCTAGGCTTAGCTAATCACCCTGAAGTTAGAAAAGCTGATGCGCAAGGAGCGGAAGATTTTGGTATGGCTTACCCGATGGGTGCTCGTATGATGTCTGGAAACTCTAAATATCACGAACAATTAGAGCAAGAATTAGCTGATTTTGTTGGTAAGGAAGATGCTTTTGTATTGAACTACGGTTATCAAGGTATGGTATCTATTATTGATGCCTTGGTAGATAGAAAAGATGTGGTTGTTTATGATGGAGAATCTCACGCTTGTATTATAGACGGATTACGCCTACATATGGGTAAACGTTTTGTTTACAAACACAATGATATTGATGATTGCCGCAAACAGTTAGAAAGAGCTACAAAATTGGCAGCAGCTAACGGTGGTGGAATTTTAGTAATTACTGAAGGAGTTTTCGGTATGTCGGGCGCTCAAGGTAAACTAAAAGAAATTATAGACCTTAAAAAGGATTTTAATTTCCGTTTGTTAATTGATGATGCACATGGTTTCGGTACAATGGGGCCGACAGGCGCAGGTACGCACGAAGCACAAAACTGTATAGAAGGGATAGATGTGTATTTTGGAACATTTGCTAAATCTATGGCAGGTATTGGAGGTTTCGTAGCCTCAACTAAAGATTTGACTAACTATTTTAGATATAACTTACGTTCTCAAACTTATGCAAAGGCATTGCCGATGCCAATGGTTATTGGTTTGTTGAAACGTTTAGAGTTGTTAAAAAACAATCCGGAATTAAGAGAGAAACTTTGGAAGGTTGCTACAACTTTACAAAACGGTTTAAAAGAAAGAGGTTTTGATATTGGTGTTACCGACACTGTTGTTACACCAGTTTTCTTAAAAGGAGAATTATTAGAAGCTACGGCATTAACAATGGATTTACGTGAAAACTATGGTATTTTCTGTTCTATTGTAGTTTATCCGGTTATACCAAAGGGAATGATTGAGTTAAGACTTATCCCAACTGCAGTACACACAATGGAAGATGTACAAAGAACACTTGATGCATTTAGTGAAGTCTCTGAAAAGTTAAAAAATGGTGTTTATGCAAGTGCTAAAGTGCCAGTAACTTAA